A stretch of the uncultured Cohaesibacter sp. genome encodes the following:
- a CDS encoding DUF2848 domain-containing protein yields the protein MQFECNGTAIDVAVDQLIVAGWTGRNIDAVQHHIDELAAIGVAPPTEVPLYYRVSNALLMQDDVIQVLGEESSGEVEPLILQVAGTLYLGLGSDHTDRGLEAHSVAASKQICAKPVACEVWVFDEVADHLDQIELKCSIREEGAWVPYQDGTLASIRPLAELMKGAHFADNMAMLCGTLGAIGGVRPASDYKMEMVDPVLGRTIGFSYKANSLPVIS from the coding sequence ATGCAATTTGAATGCAATGGGACGGCGATTGATGTCGCCGTTGACCAGCTGATTGTGGCTGGATGGACTGGACGCAATATTGATGCGGTTCAGCATCATATCGACGAATTGGCGGCCATCGGTGTTGCGCCTCCGACCGAGGTGCCGCTCTATTATCGAGTGTCGAATGCCTTGTTGATGCAGGATGATGTCATTCAGGTGCTGGGCGAGGAAAGCTCTGGCGAAGTGGAACCGCTGATCCTGCAAGTGGCTGGCACGCTTTATCTCGGTCTTGGCTCTGACCATACGGACCGGGGACTTGAGGCCCATTCGGTGGCAGCGTCAAAGCAGATTTGCGCCAAGCCGGTGGCCTGTGAGGTCTGGGTCTTTGATGAGGTGGCCGATCATCTCGACCAGATTGAGCTTAAATGCTCGATCAGGGAAGAGGGCGCTTGGGTGCCTTATCAGGATGGCACTTTGGCGAGCATCCGTCCGCTGGCGGAGTTGATGAAAGGCGCGCACTTTGCCGACAATATGGCGATGCTCTGTGGCACCCTTGGCGCCATTGGCGGGGTGCGCCCGGCCTCTGACTATAAAATGGAAATGGTCGATCCGGTGCTTGGCCGAACCATTGGCTTTTCTTATAAGGCAAACAGCCTGCCAGTGATCAGCTAA
- a CDS encoding amidase family protein, translating to MSNPFEWSASSASSRLDETIARVAADTKDVRHIFTQCFFDEAREQAASVADFDDDASSLAGALVTIKDLLDVKGQVTKAGTRFMANDPEAEADADVVARLRQAGAVLLGHTNMTELAYSGLGLNPHYGTPMNALIDGAIPGGSTSGGAVSVARGLADIAIGTDTGGSLRIPAAFNGIVGFKPSQKTVSRAGCKPLSRSLDSIGPMGRSVAACAGAYRVIADQDQLQEPERALLADFVVPTNYGMDDLAPEVAAAFAACLEDLRARGYKVSELALESLEALKSLPIWQFSSIESRSDYDEVYQTKRDMMDPRVAGPTRMGRADEVDAVSYRKTLNERERLIACFAEELGNRILLMPTVPILPPSFAELEKDEDYSRLNLQVLRNPSIANVMDCCSISLPISQKGMPVGLMLTALSGSDLSLLALAETIHGS from the coding sequence ATGTCAAATCCGTTTGAATGGTCGGCCTCATCGGCATCGAGCCGCCTTGATGAGACAATCGCGCGTGTTGCGGCAGACACCAAGGACGTGCGCCATATTTTCACCCAGTGTTTCTTTGATGAAGCACGGGAGCAAGCCGCTTCAGTAGCGGACTTTGATGATGATGCTTCTTCCTTGGCGGGGGCTTTGGTGACGATCAAGGATTTGCTTGATGTGAAGGGGCAGGTCACCAAGGCAGGTACGCGTTTCATGGCCAATGATCCTGAGGCTGAGGCTGATGCCGATGTTGTGGCACGATTGCGACAGGCCGGTGCGGTCCTGCTTGGCCATACCAATATGACGGAACTTGCCTATTCCGGGCTGGGGCTTAATCCGCATTATGGCACGCCGATGAATGCCTTGATTGACGGGGCCATTCCCGGTGGGTCAACCTCTGGCGGCGCGGTCAGTGTGGCGCGTGGGCTTGCTGATATCGCGATTGGCACTGATACCGGTGGTTCCTTGCGTATTCCGGCGGCCTTCAACGGCATTGTCGGGTTCAAGCCGAGCCAGAAGACCGTGTCCCGGGCAGGCTGCAAACCCTTGTCGCGAAGCCTTGATAGCATCGGGCCAATGGGGCGCAGTGTTGCGGCTTGTGCCGGTGCCTATCGGGTGATTGCCGATCAGGACCAGTTGCAGGAACCGGAAAGGGCGCTGCTTGCGGATTTTGTCGTGCCTACCAACTATGGCATGGATGATCTGGCACCAGAAGTCGCTGCGGCCTTTGCTGCTTGCCTCGAAGATCTGCGCGCACGCGGCTACAAGGTGTCTGAGCTGGCGCTGGAGAGCCTTGAGGCGCTCAAGTCCCTGCCGATCTGGCAGTTCTCTTCCATCGAGTCCCGCTCCGATTATGATGAGGTCTACCAGACAAAACGCGACATGATGGATCCACGGGTCGCCGGGCCAACCCGGATGGGGCGGGCGGACGAGGTGGATGCGGTTTCCTATCGCAAGACCCTGAACGAACGCGAGCGGCTGATTGCTTGCTTTGCGGAAGAGCTTGGCAACCGAATTCTCTTGATGCCAACGGTGCCGATCCTGCCGCCAAGTTTTGCCGAGCTGGAAAAGGACGAGGATTATTCCCGCCTCAATCTGCAGGTTTTGCGCAATCCTTCGATTGCCAATGTCATGGATTGCTGCAGCATTTCGCTTCCCATCAGCCAAAAGGGCATGCCGGTTGGTTTGATGCTGACGGCGCTATCCGGGTCTGATCTGAGCTTGTTGGCGCTGGCAGAAACCATCCATGGCAGCTGA
- the mgtE gene encoding magnesium transporter has translation MSLLEPTTNPAWSEVRDERGIISAEFFHQIDEAIEAQDSDLLLSLTQDLHEADMGDIIEALSPKNRTEFLELLGSDFDFTALVELDDSLRQKVVEGLANDFIAEGISELDSDDAVVILEDMEEGDRAEILAALPAMDRIQLSRSLDYPEDSAGRRMQTDFIAVAPFWTIGQTIDYMRETPNLPDEFNQIFVIDPGHRLLGTVSLDTLLRSRRPTKISEIQHEERHYVMATQDQEEVSRLFERYDLLSAAVLDEGERLVGVITIDDIVDVIHEEAEEDIKRLGGVGDEEITDTVLETVKSRFTWLSVNLVTAILASWVIALFDATIQKMVALAVLMPIVASMGGNAATQTMTVAVRALATQELDSFNVLRVVSREVLVAVLNGFAFALILGTVAAFWFSNYQLGIVIAVALVVNLFCAGLSGILIPLGLQKVGVDPAIASSVFITTVTDVVGFFAFLGLAGWWFGLL, from the coding sequence GTGAGTCTTCTTGAACCAACTACCAACCCTGCATGGTCCGAAGTGCGTGACGAGCGCGGGATCATTTCAGCGGAATTTTTCCATCAGATCGATGAGGCGATTGAAGCGCAGGATAGCGACCTGCTGCTGAGCCTGACGCAGGATCTGCACGAAGCTGATATGGGCGATATCATCGAGGCGCTGAGCCCGAAGAATCGTACTGAATTCCTTGAACTGCTGGGGAGTGATTTTGACTTCACCGCGCTGGTGGAGCTTGATGATTCCCTGCGTCAAAAGGTTGTCGAAGGCCTCGCCAATGACTTTATCGCTGAAGGGATCAGCGAACTCGATTCAGATGATGCGGTTGTCATCCTCGAGGATATGGAGGAAGGGGACCGGGCGGAGATTTTGGCCGCTTTGCCGGCAATGGACCGGATCCAGCTGTCTCGCTCCCTTGACTATCCCGAAGATTCAGCCGGGCGACGGATGCAGACGGATTTTATCGCCGTCGCGCCTTTCTGGACCATTGGTCAAACCATCGACTATATGCGAGAGACGCCCAACCTACCGGACGAGTTCAACCAGATCTTTGTGATTGATCCCGGGCACCGTTTGCTTGGCACCGTGTCGCTCGATACCTTGCTGCGATCCAGACGACCGACCAAGATTTCCGAAATTCAGCATGAAGAGCGCCATTATGTGATGGCGACGCAGGATCAGGAAGAAGTGTCGCGTCTGTTCGAGCGCTACGACTTGCTGTCCGCCGCTGTGCTGGACGAGGGAGAGCGTCTTGTCGGCGTCATCACCATTGATGATATCGTTGACGTCATCCATGAAGAAGCCGAAGAAGACATTAAACGATTGGGTGGTGTTGGTGACGAGGAAATCACCGATACGGTGCTTGAGACGGTCAAGTCGCGCTTCACCTGGTTGTCGGTCAATTTGGTCACCGCCATTTTGGCATCCTGGGTGATTGCCCTGTTTGACGCGACCATTCAAAAGATGGTGGCGCTTGCGGTGTTGATGCCGATTGTCGCCTCGATGGGTGGGAATGCAGCCACACAGACCATGACTGTCGCAGTGCGCGCCTTGGCAACTCAGGAACTGGACAGTTTCAACGTTTTGCGCGTTGTCTCGCGTGAGGTGTTGGTGGCGGTGCTCAATGGCTTTGCCTTTGCGTTGATCCTTGGCACCGTTGCCGCTTTCTGGTTCTCAAACTATCAGTTGGGGATAGTGATTGCCGTCGCTCTGGTGGTCAATCTTTTCTGTGCGGGTCTTTCTGGTATCCTTATACCGCTTGGTTTGCAGAAGGTCGGGGTCGATCCTGCCATTGCGTCGTCAGTCTTCATCACCACGGTCACCGATGTGGTTGGATTTTTCGCCTTTCTAGGTCTTGCCGGTTGGTGGTTCGGACTGCTCTGA
- a CDS encoding VOC family protein — MPPPIRGILETPVYVDDLGQSHAFYNGVLGLRRMLDGDRINAYDAGPSQTLLVFLRGVCKADTTISGQVVPGHSMDGVGHFAFRIDKSTLATWIAYLEDQQISIESRVIWPAGGESIYFRDPFDNVVELATEGLWPNDIAATGNAI; from the coding sequence ATGCCACCGCCAATCAGGGGCATTTTGGAAACGCCGGTCTATGTGGATGACCTTGGGCAGTCTCACGCCTTCTATAATGGAGTTCTGGGTTTGAGACGGATGCTTGATGGCGACAGGATCAATGCCTATGATGCTGGCCCGTCGCAAACCCTGCTGGTCTTTCTGAGGGGCGTCTGTAAAGCTGACACGACCATATCAGGTCAGGTGGTTCCCGGCCATTCCATGGACGGTGTCGGTCATTTCGCTTTCCGTATCGACAAAAGTACGCTTGCGACTTGGATTGCCTATCTTGAAGATCAGCAAATTTCTATAGAAAGCCGGGTCATCTGGCCCGCTGGCGGGGAAAGCATCTATTTCCGGGATCCCTTTGACAATGTTGTTGAACTGGCGACCGAAGGTCTGTGGCCCAACGACATCGCAGCGACAGGGAATGCAATTTGA
- a CDS encoding MerR family DNA-binding transcriptional regulator: protein MADYLTITELTNEFGLTTRTLRFYEDEGLIKPVRRGRQRLYRPSDRTRLKLILRGKRLGLSLGEISEVIDMYRQPPGEAGQLNLLIEKIEARRRDMQQKLSDIKETLAELDAVEDSCRSRLEELGSTS from the coding sequence ATGGCTGACTATCTGACGATCACTGAACTGACGAACGAGTTTGGGCTGACAACCAGAACCTTGCGTTTCTATGAGGATGAAGGATTGATCAAGCCGGTGCGTCGCGGACGTCAACGGCTCTATCGCCCAAGCGACCGAACACGCTTGAAACTGATCCTTCGGGGCAAGCGATTGGGCTTGTCTCTGGGTGAAATCAGCGAAGTGATCGATATGTATCGCCAACCTCCGGGGGAGGCGGGTCAGTTGAACCTGCTGATTGAGAAAATCGAGGCGCGTCGCCGGGATATGCAGCAGAAACTGTCGGATATCAAGGAGACACTGGCAGAGCTTGATGCGGTGGAGGATTCCTGTCGCTCAAGGCTCGAAGAATTGGGCAGCACGTCCTAA
- a CDS encoding PaaI family thioesterase, whose product MADFVIRADNFRERVERSFAKQSFLIQMGAEVTHIAPGAVDIALQSRDGLQQQHGYFHAGVSTTLADSAAGYAAFTLFAAGDGVLSSEFKINLLNPAKGDRLVARGRVIKPGRMLTICQGDVFSYSDARETHVATGLFTMVRAEGLEP is encoded by the coding sequence ATGGCGGATTTTGTAATCCGGGCGGACAATTTCAGGGAGCGCGTCGAGCGCTCTTTTGCCAAGCAAAGCTTTCTCATTCAGATGGGAGCCGAAGTTACCCATATCGCGCCGGGTGCGGTCGATATTGCCCTTCAGTCTCGCGACGGCCTGCAACAGCAGCATGGTTATTTCCATGCCGGGGTTTCAACGACGTTGGCTGACTCCGCCGCTGGCTATGCGGCCTTTACCCTGTTTGCCGCTGGCGACGGGGTTCTTTCCAGTGAATTCAAGATCAATTTGCTGAACCCTGCCAAGGGAGATCGGCTTGTCGCACGTGGGCGTGTGATCAAGCCCGGGCGGATGCTGACGATCTGTCAGGGGGATGTCTTCAGCTATTCCGATGCCCGGGAAACCCATGTTGCAACGGGCCTCTTTACCATGGTGCGGGCCGAAGGGCTCGAGCCGTAA
- a CDS encoding isovaleryl-CoA dehydrogenase gives MSLSTQGPMFNFNLGETADMLRDAVNSFASAELAPIAAQIDREDAFPRELWTKMGDMGLLGITVPEEFGGSDMGYLEHVVAVEELSRASASVALSYGAHSNLCVNQINRNGNQAQKEKYLPKLISGEHVGSLAMSEPGAGSDVVSMKLRAEKKGDRYILNGSKMWITNAPDADILLVYAKTDPNAGPKGITTFLIEKDFKGFSVAQKLDKLGMRGSTTGELVFEDCEVPEENVVGTINKGVHVLMSGLDYERTVLSGGPLGIMQACMDVVLPYIHEREQFGKPIGTFQLMQGKIADMYVNMNACRAYVYQVAQACDRGETTRQDAAGAILIAAEKATQMALDAIQILGGNGYINEYPTGRLLRDAKLYEIGAGTSEIRRMLIGRELFNITA, from the coding sequence ATGAGCCTGTCAACTCAAGGGCCAATGTTCAATTTCAATCTCGGCGAAACTGCCGACATGCTGCGCGATGCGGTCAACAGCTTTGCTTCGGCAGAGTTGGCGCCGATCGCCGCCCAGATCGACCGGGAAGATGCCTTCCCGCGGGAGCTGTGGACCAAGATGGGCGACATGGGGCTGCTGGGCATCACCGTGCCGGAGGAATTTGGTGGCTCGGATATGGGCTATCTGGAGCATGTGGTGGCGGTGGAGGAACTGTCACGGGCTTCGGCGTCGGTTGCGTTGTCCTATGGGGCCCATTCCAATTTATGCGTCAATCAAATCAACCGGAATGGCAATCAGGCGCAGAAGGAGAAATATCTCCCCAAACTGATCAGCGGCGAGCATGTGGGCTCCCTTGCCATGTCGGAGCCGGGGGCCGGATCTGATGTGGTGTCGATGAAATTGCGGGCCGAGAAAAAGGGTGATCGCTATATTCTCAATGGCTCGAAAATGTGGATCACCAATGCGCCGGATGCGGATATATTGCTGGTTTACGCCAAGACAGACCCGAATGCGGGGCCAAAGGGCATCACGACCTTCCTGATCGAGAAGGACTTCAAGGGCTTCTCAGTGGCACAAAAGCTCGACAAGCTTGGCATGCGCGGTTCGACCACCGGCGAGTTGGTGTTTGAGGATTGCGAAGTGCCTGAGGAAAATGTCGTTGGCACCATCAATAAGGGCGTGCATGTGCTGATGTCCGGGCTTGATTATGAGCGCACGGTTCTGTCCGGCGGGCCTCTTGGTATCATGCAGGCCTGTATGGATGTGGTGCTGCCCTACATTCACGAACGCGAGCAGTTTGGCAAACCGATTGGCACGTTCCAGCTGATGCAAGGCAAGATTGCCGACATGTATGTCAATATGAATGCCTGTCGTGCCTATGTCTATCAGGTGGCGCAGGCCTGTGATCGCGGCGAGACCACCCGGCAGGACGCGGCCGGAGCAATCTTGATTGCTGCGGAAAAAGCCACCCAAATGGCGCTGGATGCTATCCAGATTCTGGGGGGCAATGGTTATATCAATGAATATCCGACTGGTCGTCTGCTGAGGGATGCCAAACTCTATGAAATCGGCGCGGGCACGTCCGAGATTCGCCGGATGCTGATCGGGCGCGAATTGTTCAATATCACGGCCTGA
- a CDS encoding DMT family transporter: MPPNTIRRPTPIDLAGLLFLTIIWSSAFVAIKVAVPHTGPFWLAAIRVCIGFLVLLPWALYRGLVLPRGAKNWLFLLVVSLLNVSVPFLLISWAELTISAGITSLLLGTGPLLSLILSHLTTHDDKISLPKLIGITFGFTGIALVVGRGALADLGSGHILAQFAVLGASLCYAVSGAMIRKITTIPPTRLATIILGMASVELVLLASWDGLPNLAAIDGTSWLSLIYLGLLPTGIATIMRYRMISTIGASFFSLGMNLIPIFGVLMGAVLLSEDVALTTWAALALIVLGLFAARTPPKKPK, translated from the coding sequence ATGCCGCCAAACACCATTCGCAGACCCACACCAATCGACCTGGCAGGCCTTCTGTTCCTCACCATCATCTGGTCGTCGGCTTTCGTCGCCATTAAGGTCGCGGTGCCGCACACGGGTCCATTCTGGCTCGCTGCGATCCGGGTCTGCATCGGGTTTTTGGTGCTGCTGCCATGGGCACTCTATCGCGGTCTGGTCTTGCCCAGGGGTGCGAAGAACTGGCTGTTTTTGCTGGTGGTCTCACTGCTCAATGTCTCGGTCCCATTCTTGCTGATTTCATGGGCCGAGTTGACCATTTCAGCAGGCATCACATCCCTGCTGCTTGGCACAGGTCCATTGCTCTCGCTGATTCTCAGTCATCTGACGACCCATGACGACAAGATCAGTCTGCCCAAGCTGATCGGGATCACCTTCGGCTTCACTGGCATCGCTCTGGTGGTTGGACGCGGAGCGCTGGCTGATCTGGGAAGCGGACACATTCTGGCGCAATTTGCCGTGCTGGGGGCGTCTCTCTGTTATGCCGTATCCGGCGCGATGATCCGCAAGATCACGACAATTCCACCCACCCGTCTTGCCACCATCATTCTGGGCATGGCCTCGGTGGAACTGGTTCTGCTGGCATCATGGGACGGTTTGCCAAACTTGGCGGCGATTGATGGGACCAGCTGGCTGAGCCTCATCTATCTTGGACTGCTGCCAACCGGCATCGCTACCATCATGCGCTATCGAATGATCAGCACGATTGGTGCCAGCTTCTTCTCACTGGGGATGAATTTGATCCCGATTTTCGGGGTATTGATGGGCGCAGTCTTGTTGTCGGAAGACGTCGCCCTGACCACATGGGCTGCCTTGGCCTTGATCGTTCTGGGGCTATTTGCCGCCAGAACCCCGCCAAAGAAGCCCAAATAG
- a CDS encoding DUF599 family protein — MEPFSLIDLIGLGWYVAFWVGFSYLADHSPLRKKTLSSLMNAHRRRWVQTMARRKLRMIDTAIISGLQNGTAFFASTSLLAIGGGFALLNSTDLAMQVTRDLSLPVETTRTLWESKVLILISIYVYAFFKFGWAYRLFNYTSILIGALPYHENFEPEHVMVDEEEMTTAIEQVAEMNALAGRHFNLGLRAFFFSLALFGWFIHPFLLMAATSFVTAVLIRRQFFSRSNKMAYHLLP; from the coding sequence ATGGAACCATTCTCCCTCATCGACCTGATCGGACTGGGTTGGTATGTCGCATTCTGGGTGGGCTTTTCCTATCTGGCCGATCACTCTCCGTTGCGCAAGAAGACACTTTCAAGCCTGATGAATGCGCATCGCCGCCGCTGGGTGCAAACCATGGCCAGACGCAAGCTGCGCATGATCGACACCGCCATCATCAGTGGCTTGCAAAATGGCACCGCCTTTTTCGCCTCCACCTCTCTGCTGGCCATCGGCGGGGGCTTTGCCTTATTGAATTCCACAGACCTTGCAATGCAGGTCACCCGCGATCTCTCCCTGCCCGTTGAGACGACCCGAACCTTGTGGGAATCCAAGGTTTTGATCCTGATCAGCATCTATGTCTATGCTTTCTTCAAATTTGGCTGGGCCTATCGTCTGTTCAACTACACCTCGATCCTGATCGGCGCGCTACCCTATCATGAGAATTTCGAGCCAGAACATGTGATGGTCGATGAGGAAGAAATGACAACGGCGATTGAACAGGTCGCGGAAATGAATGCTCTCGCCGGTCGCCATTTCAATCTTGGCCTGCGTGCTTTTTTCTTCTCCCTTGCCTTGTTCGGCTGGTTCATCCACCCCTTCTTGCTGATGGCAGCAACCAGTTTTGTCACAGCAGTGCTCATAAGGCGGCAATTTTTCTCCCGTTCAAACAAGATGGCCTATCACCTCTTGCCTTGA
- a CDS encoding rhodanese-like domain-containing protein, with translation MAQEITVTYKQLIAAAEAEIEVIDAAEAKALLDRDDHVFVDLRDIRELGREGRIPGALHAPRGMLEFWVCPTSPYHKPIFAEDKKFIFFCAGGWRSALAAQQMQAMGLKPVAHMAGGFGAWRDAGGAVEAPESSKSS, from the coding sequence GTGGCGCAAGAGATCACCGTAACCTATAAGCAATTGATTGCGGCTGCCGAAGCCGAGATTGAAGTGATTGATGCGGCAGAGGCGAAGGCCTTGCTGGATCGTGACGACCATGTCTTTGTTGATCTTCGTGATATTCGCGAGCTTGGCAGGGAAGGGCGGATCCCCGGTGCGCTTCATGCACCGCGCGGGATGCTGGAATTCTGGGTTTGCCCTACAAGCCCCTATCATAAGCCGATTTTTGCTGAAGATAAAAAGTTCATTTTCTTCTGCGCCGGTGGCTGGCGCAGTGCCCTTGCCGCCCAGCAAATGCAGGCCATGGGGCTGAAACCCGTTGCCCATATGGCTGGTGGCTTTGGTGCATGGCGCGATGCAGGCGGAGCGGTGGAAGCCCCAGAATCTTCAAAATCTTCGTAA
- a CDS encoding carboxyl transferase domain-containing protein, whose product MGVLQSDIRTDGADYQANRAAMEELLSDLAAKRAEAALGGNERARERHLSRGKLLPRDRVTQLLDPGAPFLELSPLAANNMYDAAIHGAGLITGIGRVEGRECMIICNDATIKGGTYYPMTVKKHLRAQEVAQENRLPCVYLVDSGGANLPQQTEVFPDKEHFGRIFYNQATMSSMGIPQIAVVMGSCTAGGAYVPAMSDETIIVKEQGTIFLAGPPLVKAATGEVVSAEDLGGADVHTRTSGVADHYALNDAHALEIARSVVANLNRRKDVDIELRAPIEPLFDTQELNGIVPVDLKKQYDIREVIARLVDGSRFDEFKARYGTTLVTGFAHIYGVPVGIIGNNGILFSESAQKGAHFVELCCQRRIPLLFLQNITGFMVGRDYEAGGIAKDGAKLVTAVACAQVPKITVLVGGSYGAGNYGMCGRAYSPRFLFSWPNSRISVMGGEQAANVLATVKRDNIEADGGVWSAEDEKAFKAPIEERFEAEGNPYYATARLWDDGIIMPSETRRVLGLAFSAALNAPVPETRFGVFRM is encoded by the coding sequence ATGGGTGTGTTGCAATCGGACATCCGGACGGACGGGGCGGACTATCAGGCCAATCGTGCGGCGATGGAAGAGCTGTTGTCAGATCTGGCCGCCAAACGGGCGGAGGCAGCGCTCGGCGGCAATGAGCGGGCGCGGGAGCGGCATTTGTCGCGTGGCAAATTGCTTCCACGGGACCGGGTTACCCAATTGCTTGATCCCGGTGCCCCGTTCCTTGAATTGTCGCCGCTCGCTGCCAACAATATGTATGATGCGGCGATACACGGGGCGGGCCTGATCACGGGCATTGGCCGGGTGGAGGGACGCGAATGCATGATCATTTGCAATGATGCGACCATCAAGGGCGGCACCTATTATCCCATGACCGTCAAGAAGCATCTCAGGGCGCAAGAAGTGGCGCAGGAAAATCGCCTGCCTTGCGTCTATTTGGTCGATTCAGGTGGGGCCAACCTGCCGCAACAGACAGAAGTTTTTCCCGACAAGGAGCATTTTGGCCGGATTTTCTACAATCAGGCAACCATGTCATCAATGGGCATTCCGCAAATTGCCGTGGTGATGGGGTCTTGCACCGCAGGCGGGGCCTATGTGCCGGCCATGTCGGACGAAACCATCATCGTCAAGGAGCAGGGTACAATCTTTCTGGCCGGACCACCCTTGGTGAAGGCGGCGACAGGGGAAGTTGTCAGCGCAGAGGATTTGGGCGGGGCCGATGTTCACACCAGAACGTCCGGTGTGGCGGATCACTATGCACTGAATGATGCCCATGCGCTGGAAATTGCCCGTTCGGTGGTTGCCAATCTCAACCGCCGCAAGGATGTCGATATTGAACTGCGCGCGCCCATAGAGCCACTGTTTGATACCCAAGAGCTGAATGGCATCGTGCCGGTGGACTTGAAGAAGCAATACGATATTCGCGAAGTGATTGCTCGCTTGGTGGACGGGTCGCGGTTTGACGAATTCAAGGCCCGCTATGGCACCACCTTGGTGACTGGCTTTGCTCATATTTATGGCGTGCCGGTGGGGATCATCGGCAACAATGGCATTCTTTTTTCCGAAAGTGCGCAGAAGGGCGCGCATTTTGTCGAGTTATGCTGCCAACGGCGCATCCCGTTGCTGTTCCTGCAAAATATCACTGGCTTCATGGTGGGGCGAGACTATGAAGCGGGGGGCATTGCCAAGGATGGGGCCAAGCTGGTCACAGCTGTGGCTTGTGCTCAAGTGCCGAAAATCACTGTGCTGGTGGGGGGCTCCTACGGGGCTGGCAATTATGGCATGTGTGGCAGGGCCTATAGTCCGCGCTTCCTGTTCAGCTGGCCCAACAGCCGAATTTCGGTGATGGGCGGTGAACAGGCGGCCAATGTGCTGGCGACTGTCAAGCGCGACAATATAGAAGCTGATGGCGGGGTCTGGTCTGCGGAGGACGAAAAGGCCTTCAAGGCCCCGATCGAGGAAAGATTCGAGGCTGAAGGGAATCCCTATTATGCCACAGCGCGTCTGTGGGATGATGGTATCATCATGCCATCCGAAACCCGGCGGGTGCTGGGCCTGGCATTCTCTGCGGCCTTGAATGCGCCAGTGCCTGAGACCAGATTTGGTGTCTTCCGAATGTAG
- a CDS encoding rhodanese-like domain-containing protein, with protein MAKKQIVQQINHDAAKKLLDEGAVLIDVRESMELMGKKVPSALHHPLSGLKGPIDTNGAPAAIFFCASGARTNSYARQLASFVDCDAYMLTGGIHAISRMGVPTEGGSAMFKFFGIAAAVVAIGWAAGWIPGL; from the coding sequence ATGGCAAAAAAACAAATTGTCCAACAGATCAATCATGACGCAGCCAAAAAGCTGCTTGATGAAGGCGCCGTGCTGATCGACGTGCGAGAATCCATGGAGCTGATGGGCAAGAAAGTCCCCTCCGCGCTGCATCACCCCCTCTCTGGCCTCAAAGGCCCGATCGACACCAACGGTGCTCCAGCGGCGATTTTCTTTTGCGCTTCAGGTGCCCGAACCAATAGCTACGCGCGCCAATTGGCAAGCTTTGTTGATTGCGATGCCTACATGCTGACCGGTGGCATTCATGCCATTTCCCGCATGGGCGTGCCCACTGAAGGTGGAAGCGCCATGTTCAAATTCTTCGGCATTGCCGCCGCAGTGGTCGCCATTGGTTGGGCAGCCGGATGGATCCCAGGCCTCTAA
- a CDS encoding metalloregulator ArsR/SmtB family transcription factor: MAMDPTIEALADEADNVAKLLKLLGNANRLRILCQLVDGPDKSVNHLAETLKISQSALSQHLAKMREDGLIKGNRDAQTIYYSISDPNAEQLLGVLKDLYCASDSDR, translated from the coding sequence ATGGCCATGGACCCGACCATCGAAGCACTGGCAGATGAAGCGGACAATGTCGCAAAATTGCTCAAATTGCTGGGCAATGCCAACCGCTTGCGCATTCTTTGCCAGTTGGTGGATGGCCCGGACAAGTCCGTCAACCATCTCGCGGAGACATTGAAAATTAGCCAGAGCGCTTTATCGCAGCATTTGGCAAAAATGCGTGAAGATGGCCTGATCAAGGGCAACCGCGACGCTCAAACCATCTATTATTCGATCTCCGATCCCAATGCAGAACAACTTCTTGGCGTGCTGAAAGACCTATATTGCGCCTCGGATTCGGATCGTTGA